The genomic interval CGAAGGCTGCAGCACAGGGGCGCCCTGAGTCTGCTCCTGGCTGTGGTTGGGGTCGGGTGCTGGGGCCCCAGTCCTGTTCGTTTCTGTGCCCTGGGCCCAACCCAAGCCTGTCTTCTGCCCCATGTCCGTGGCAGGACTTACCATACCCACCCACTGGGGCTGGCATAGACAAGGGTGTTTGAGGCAAAGACCCTGCTCCCATGGCCAGGTAACTCGGAGCCCATGCCAGATCTACACAAGTCCCTCAGCCTGTCCCCCACGGAAACTCTAGTCCGAGGTCGTGACGTGCATCAGCTCGCACGGTCACTGTTGCCCCAGAGGAAGCGCTCTGCCCTCTGCCTGTCCACAGCACCTCTCCAGGTGTGAGCACGAGGCCCGAGCTAGGTCATTCCTGGTCATCCCTGCCCAGGCCAGCAGGGGACTGGGGTGTGGTCCAGGTGGGCCTTCATGGGGGGTCACCTGCCTCTGACGAAAAGGAAGGTGCCCAGGACTTGGAGCCCTGCACAGGCTTCAACGATGTCACCTCCACTCGGCTCCAGAGACATCCCTGACGCAGCCATCAGGGTGACCAGCTGGGGACATGCCTCCTTGGGGACCCTCATTTCTGAGTCTATGCCTCCAAATGTATGATGTCAGAGACAACCATGTCCATAGCTGGCATATGTCCCCACAGAGGGTTTCAAGTAAGTGACTGGAGTGACCAGGGTGGGTCACCTGGGCTATCTGGGTCTACAGCCCACACCCGCAGTAGGAGAGAGGGGAGGGCCATTTTGGAATCCACCAGGGAGAGGCTGTGTATGAGATGGGATGGGTGGTGGGCCATGGCTGTGACGCAGTAGGGGACAGGGCAGGGATACCCTCTCAGACTGATACTCAGAGGTAACGTAGGGTCTTGGCCCACACCGTGGCACACAGTGCTGCCTCATAGGAGAGGGTGGGGTCCATGCATGGGGACCGTGACCGCTGGGAGCTGGGAGACAAGGGAGTTTAGTTTCCTGGATGacaggaggctgggggtgggtgaAGCAGGAGGCTCCAGACACACCGGCGGGGTCTGTGATCCGGACCCCACCCTGTGACTCTGGGCCTCCTGGATGATGACTTTCCCCCAGACCTCACCCATGATTTCCCCATGGATTGATTAAAAATTCAATACAAGGTCCAGGTCAACAATGCACCCAAAATAAAGCTGAAAGTTAGAACTTCATGCAACAAAACTTACTGTgacttaggccgggcgtggtggctcatgcctgtaatccagcactttgggaggcaggtggatcacatgaggtcaggagttcgaggccagcctggccaacatggtaaaaccccgtctctactgaaaacacaaaaattagcagggtgtgatggtgagtgcttgtcatcccagctccctgggagggtgaggcaggaatatgcttgaacctgggaggcagaggtagcagtgagctgagatcgagccattgccctccagcctgagtgacaaagcaggACTTCGTGTCAGGAAGTAAATAAAAACTTACTgtgatttaataataaaactattgACAAAATTATATCGGCAAGAATATTTGTACAAGGGAAAGTTAGACTTGGTAGAAATAGTGGCCCCAACAGAAACTACATAataacaagatttaaaaaatccagctaggctgagcacagtggctcatgcctgtaatcccaacactttgggaggctgaggtgggcggatcacctggggtcagcagtgagccaggatcgcaccactgcactctagcctgggcaacacagcgagactgtctcaaagaacgTCACCAGCCCCCACCCAACTAATGGACAAATCAAATGTCTACTGGAAAGTGTGTCTGGCAAAGGATAAACCCAGGTGAAAACAACTACAGCAAAATGAAAAAGGGAAACAGAAGTTGGAAATGGTTTAATTTTGCCAAGTAGAAAACTGATTTAATAATTCAGTGTAGTGAAGTGCActctaaagaatttttttctgcaccaggcgaggtggctcacacctgttatcccagcactttgggaggccaaggtgggtggatcatgaggtcaggagttcaagaccagcctgtccaatatggtgaaaccctgtctctactaaaaatacaaaaaattagctgtgcgtggtggcttgcccctgtagtctcagctgctcgggagactgaggcaggagaattgcttgaacctgggaggtgaaggttgcagtgagctgagatcaggccactgcactccaacctgggcgacagagctagactctgtctcaaaaaaccaaaaaatgctTTTTTGCTAAAAATTCACTGGTGTTGGTATAATTCTACGTACGAGTCCCATTCTCAGGGCAGAATGTCAGGGTCGGGACTTCCTCTCCTTGGGGTTCCTCAGGGAAGGTGAAGAATGGGGGCACTGGCCTGCCAGTCCTGACCACTGTTGGTGTTGGGGGCCAGCTGGGCTTCCTTGCTGCCCCTGGCAGCTGCATCCCAGCCAACCTGAGCTGTCCTGCAGTCCCTTAAGAACTGGCTCTTCTCCATCGGTTCTGCGAAGGCTCCTGCCTTGCTTTGGGGACATGCCCCATATTTTGATACGTTATGATTTTGTTATCTTTCAGTACAAAATAGTTTCTAGTTTACCTTATGATTTCTTTGACTTACTGTTTATTtggaagtgtgttgtttaatcttGAAATCTTTGGGGATTTTCTAAAtgtctttctgttatttattttgaatccAGTTTTGTGGGATCAGAGAACatgatttatattatttcaattctttttttttttttttcttcgagacagagtcttgctcagtcgcccaggctggagtgcagtggcacgatgtcagctcactgctacctccacctcccgggttcaagtgattctcctgcctcagcctcctgtgtagctgggatgacaggctcgcaccaccatgcctggctaatttttctattcttcatatagacgaggtttcaccatgttggccaggctggtctcaaactcttttttttttttttttttttttgagacggagtttcgctcttgtgacccaggctggagtacaatggcgcgatctcggctcaccgcaacctcctcctcctgggttcaggcaattctcctgcctcagcctcctgagtagctgggattacgggcacgcgccaccatgcccagctaattttttgtatttttttaagtagagacggggtttcaccatgttgaccaggatggtctcaatccgttgacctcgtgatccacccgcctcagcctcccaaagtgctgggattacaggcgtgagccaccgcacccggcctggtctcaaacttgtgatctgctcacatcagcctcccaaagtgctgggattacaggtgtgagccactgcacctggcccagattttaattattttacatttgttaagcCTTGTTTTATGGTACTTTGAATATGgtttatcttggtgaatgtttcatACACACTTGAAAAGAAGGCGTCCACCATCAGTGGATGCCTCATCTTCAGAGTGCCAGTGGTCACCCTGGGTGATAACACTGTTCAGGTCCActgcatatttattttctgttgtagCAGTTACTGGCAgaggagtgttaaagtctccaccTGTAATTGTGGGTTtgattatttctcctttcagttatGTCAGGCTTGCTTTACATATCTTAAGGCTTTGTAATCAGGTGCATACACCCTTAGAATTATAGTATCTTCTTGATAAATGAAACTTTTATCCTAACAAACTATTCTTTATCTCTGATAATATCCCATGCCCTGGCACCTATTTTGTCAGATATTAATATAACTACTAAAGCTTTCTTACGATTAGTGTTTGcatagtatatatttttccatccttttaacTATGACTTTGTAGTTAAAGTGCATtactgcctgggcaatatagaaaaccatttttttttttttcatagagtctcactgtatcaccccggctagagtgcagtggcacagtctcaattcactgtaacctccacctcccgggttcaagcggttttcatgcctcagcatcttaagtagctggaattacaggtgctcatcaccacacccaggtgatttttgtgtttttggtagagacaggttttcgccatgttgtccaggctggtctcaaactcatgatctgaagtgattcacccacctcagcctctcaaagtgctaggattacaggcatgagccaccatacctggactctacaaaaaattaaaaattagccgacgatggtggcctgcacctgtagtaccagctactcaagaggctgaagtgggaagatcatttgagcccaggaggcagaggttgcagtgagccgagatcacaccactgcactccagcctgggtgacagagctagaccctgtctcaaaaaattaatagtgATAGTAATAAGGTGCATTTCCTGTATAGTTGTATAACATGTGACTAATATATGTATTACgtttataatgtttttgtttgagacggagttttgctcctgttgcccaggctggagtgcagtggcaccatttcagctccctacaacctccacttcctgggttcaagcgattctcctgcctcagcctcccaagtagctgagattacgggcatacgccaccatgcccagctaatttttatatttttagtagaggcagggttttgccatgttgggctggctggtctcaaactcttgacctcaagtgattcacctgcttgagcctcccaaactgctaggattacaggtatgagccactgcgcctggcctataattttataaacatgatttttataacataattttgtataattaaggcacatttgtgtattttaatattttaaaataacggTATAAtactctgccttttaattgaagtatttagatcatttatatataatgtaataatttaaatgttaaaattttaagctGGCCATCtaactatttgttttcttttttctttttctttcctttttttttttttttgagatggagtcttgctgtgactcaggctggaatgcagtggcgcaatctcggctcactgcaaccgccacctcctgatttcaagtgattcccctgcctcagccttcccagtagctgggactacaggtgcctgccgccacgcccggctaattttttgtatttttagtagagacagggtttcaccatgttggctaggctggtcttgaactcctgagctgaggtGATCagtccgcctcagcttcccaaagtgatgggattacaggcgtgagccactgtgcccgggccAAATAATATTATACtattaatattgtatatatatcgTAAGAACCTTACAATATGTGTTCTCACATGTTATTTTGTAATAGTGTAAATGTATATTTCCATTATCCCCTTTCCCTTTTTGCTATTGGTGTCATGCATTTTACTTCTGTAAGTTCTAGAGGCCACAATAGATTGTCATTATTTCTTCTCTAGTCaactgggctgggcgtggttCTGCGAGGAGGTGGGCCGGGTGCACTGAGGGGCGGGGCCAGGGCCTGCGGGGGAGGTGGGCCGGGTGCActgaggggcggggccggggcctgCGGGGAGGTGGGCGGGGTTGctgaggggcggggccggggcctgCGGGGAGGTGGGCGGGGTTGctggggggcggggccggggcctgCGGGGGAGGTGGGCGGGGTTACTGAGGGGCGGAGCCGGGGCCTGTGTGGGAGGTGGGCGGGGTTGCTGAGGGGCGGAGCCGGGGCCTGCGGGGGAGGTGGGCGGGGTTGctggggggcggggccggggcctgCGGGGGAGGTGGGCGGGGTTACTGAGGGGCGGAGCCGGGGCCTGCGGGGAGGTGGGCGGGGTtgctgggggcggggccggggcctgCGGGGGAGGTGGGCGGGGTTGCTGAGGGGCGAAGacggggcctgctgggaggtgggcGGGGTTGCTGAGGGGCGGAGCCGGGGCCTGTGTGGGAGGTGGGCGGGGTtgctgggggcggggccggggcctgCGGGGGAGGTGGGCGGGGTTGctgaggggcggggccggggcctgTGTGGGAGGTGGGCGGGGTTGCtggggggcggggctggggcctGCAGGGGAGGGGGTGGGCGGGACGTACCAAGGGGCGGGGCCGCGGTCTGTGGGGAGGCGGGCGGTGTGCACTATGGGGCGGGGCCAGGGCCTGTGGGGCGGGCGTGGGAGGTGCGGGGAGTTGGATGCGGACGTGGTGGGTAGGGGCGCACTGTGGGGAGGAGCCGGGGTTTGCAGGGGACAGGTGGGCGGGGCACGCCAAGGGGCGGGCCGAGGCCTGCTAGGAGGTGGGCGGGGCACACCGAGGGACGGGGCCGGGCGAGCGTCCGTCGGTTCCCACGGCAACCGACTCAACAGTACGGCCAGCTGGTGTCCTGGCCGCCATGTGCGCCCCAGTGGACCCTCGTGTTGCCCGGCGATACCTGCTCAGGCGGCGGCTTGGGAAGGGGGTGAGTGCCCGGGGACGCGCTTGCCCTCCGAGGGGCGCCCCTGCGGAGAGAATACCTGCGGGGGATGGTTGGTCCCCTCCGAGGCCTGTTCCGTCACACACTGGCGTCCTGCCTCCTCCTTAGGCGGAGGGGTGGTTTGGAGCCCcttcgtgcctcagtttccttatgggGTAACACGACCCTGACTTCCAGGATCCCGGCTCCTGGTGGCAGGTGACAGCCAGGCCCCCCAGCAGCCTCAAGCAGAGGGATCCTGGCGCCCCACTTCCCATGTGCCTACAGTCGCCCGTTTCCTGGGTGCACAGGACTCTGGGGAGGCTGGGCCCGTGCCTCAGTCAGAGAGGGAGGGCAGACCCCAGGCTCAGGAGCGCAGGGGTGAGGCCCAAGAAGGGCCTGTGCGGGTGTGGGGTGGGTGCAGAGTAAAGGTCAGAGCCAAGTGTATCTGTGTGCCTGAGTGAGCAGgtgagcctgtgtgtgtggggagagtgccatggggaggggaggaaggtcCTTCCGGGCAGTGCAGACAGCAGGCCTGTGTGCCACTGGGTAAGAGATGGAGAGATGAGTGGTCAGGGGTCCAACCGTGTGGGGGCTTCGGGGAATTTCCAGGACTTTGGTTTTCACTGTTGCTGACGCCAGGAGCTGTAGCAGCTGCTGGTGGCACTTTATAAGGCCTACCCTGCCCCTGTGTTGAGAACCCACTGTTGGCATGCAAGGGAGTAGCAGACGGAGATTCCTTAAGTGATCAATGCAGCCACCCAGTGAGAGATGCCAGAGGCTGGGACAAGGGTCGGGGCAGCGGAGATGGTGGCAGGGGCTAGATTCTGGAGGAATCTGAAGGTCGGGCCAACGGGACTAGGGGCTGGATGGGTGTGAGAGAGCGGGAGGGAGAGTGCCTGGGCAGCTGGAAGGATGGTAGAGCCATCCCGAGCTTCATTTCCTGCCCAGATGCTCCCTTCTGTGGCCTCCTTTTCTCCAGGGCCTCGCCAGCTCTCACCctcgcctctgcctcctaacTCTGGAAGATGTCAGAGTCTAGGGTGGTCTGCAGTGGTGAAGCCCACACTCCCATCCCCTCTGGGGACCCGGAATGGGAAGGAGGAGCCTCATGTGTGCAGGGGCAGTCTGGATGGGCAGGGGATGGTGGGGTAAGGGGCTGGCCCTGTGTGATGGCACTCCTTCCCAGGCCTATGGCATTGTGTGGAAGGCAGTGGACCGGAGAACAGGTGAGGTCGTGGCCATCAAGAAAATCTTTGATGCTTTTAGGGATAAGACAGACGCCCAGGTGAGTGTGTGGGGAGAAGTGTGGGACAGGATGGGGGCTGGGAGCGGCAGCCCCTTGCCCCGGTGCCTGGAGTCAGGTGGGGGCTGGGAGCCGGTCACAGCAGATGTTATGGCTTGTCTCGGAACACTGCCGCCTCTGGCTCGCCGGCTGGTGGGTGTTGGGTGATGGACATCAGCTCCTTTGGGTCCTCTCAGGACACGGGGCTTCCTTCTTGCTCCACCCGCCCACACAcctgtgtttctgtctcttcaGAGAACATTCCGGGAAATCACACTCCTCCAGGTGAGTAGCCTGGGCCCTGCAGCCCAGTCCCCTTCCCCAGGAACAGACCTCTCCAGACAGGAGAGGAGCGGGTTTCTCGGCCCCCAGAGGCAATCCCTGGTCTTCCAGCCGCCGCCGACTCTCTCCCCAGGAGTTTGGGGAGCATCCCAACATCATCAGCCTCCTTGATGTGATCCGGGCGGAGAACGACAGGGACATTTACCTGGTGTTTGAGTGTATGGGTGAGTGAGGCTTCGGCCAGTGCCCCGGCCCCACCTCTGGCCTATCCTCACTCCCTCTGCGGCCGCCCCACAGTGGCTTGCTCCCTCGCTGTGTACCCTGGACTTAGGGACAGACAGCTGGCCGGTGTCAGCCTCCAGAGCCAGCAGCGACCCAGGCTCCCACCTGCCCCAGGCTCCTGCTCCCACCAGTCTGCAGCTGCGTTCTTTTTCTTCTCGTTTTATGAAACAAATGCAATAggaaataaagtgttttttattttagaataaaaaataaaaaaatttaataataaaaaattaaaattttttattttattttttaaataaaagaataaaattggcaCAGTTGCAGACCGTACCACTGTGCCCACAGTCTGTGCGCAGGATGGAGTGGGGCGGGCAGGCCGTGGGCTGGTTCAGAGTGAGACAGACCTGCCAGGTGCCCCTCTCCCACTCCCCCAGggtgccacccccaccccctcccccgctccccccagactggagtgtgcaCCCTCTCCCCAGACACGGACCTGAACGCAGTCATCCGGAAGGGCGGGCTGCTGCAGGATGTCCACGTGCGCTCCATCTTCTGCCAGCTCCTGCGGGCCACCCGGTTCCTCCACTCGGGGCACATCGTGCACCGGGACCAGAAGGTGCAGCACCCACAGCGCCAGAGTCCGGCCCCGGGCCCCACCCGGCCCCACCCGGCCCCAGGGCCTCAGCCCGCCTCCTCTCTGCAGCCGTCCAATGTGCTTCTGGACACCAACTGCGCTGTGAGGCTGTGCGACTTCGGCCTGGCCCGCCCCCTCAGCGACCCCCCCGAGGGGCCTGAGGGCCGGGCCTTGACAGAGTATGTGGCCACACGCTGGTACCGGGCTCCGGAGGTGCTGCTGTCGTCACACCGGTAGCAGTGAGACACCCCCAACCCACCCTCTACCTCCTTGCAGGGGCCCccagggctgccctcctgcccagCCAGAGCTCCCAGGCCACGAGTGTTCTCTCACTCACCCTCCCAGCAACTCCATCCCCACCTCTGCCCCTAGGTCCCTCCATGCCCACACCCCTTCCTGCCCCAGGTACACCCTTGGGGTGGACATGTGGAGTCTGGGCTGTATCTTGGCGGAGATGCTTCGGGGGAAGCCCCTGTTCCCGGGCACGTCCACCCTCCACCAGCTGGAGCTGATCCTGGAGACCATCCCACCGCCCTCCGAGGAGGGTGAGCCAGGCCGCTGGGGTTGGGCACCGGGAAGCTTCAGGTCAGACAGCACAGGTGTGGGGAGACAGCAGCTGACAGGCCAGGACTGTGCTGGGAGGAGGGACAGCGACAGCGACAGGATCCAGAGGGTAGGACAGGAGCCCCAGGAAGACTAACTGGTGATGGAGGCCCAGGAGCAGCTGCTGGGGGCGGATGTGGGCAGGCAGCACCTGGCATAGGCGCCATGCGAGCCCAGCAGTGGGCATGAAGGGGCCGGCAGGCTGGACAAGGTCCCCAAGGGATCGGGGTGGCAGGGGCAGAGTCCGTCACTGTGCTGGGAGCTGGAGTGTGCACAGAAAGCTGGCAGGAGAGATTCGGGTGCTGAGGGAAGAGGCGGAGGAAGGCGGTGGTAGGGGTGGGGCCATGGGGGTCACTCTTGAGGGTGGGGGCAAGAGGGAGCTGTACCAGCAAGCGCACCCGCTTGTCTGGGTGGAGCCTCCTGGTCCGTAGAGGTGGGTGCCAGTGTCCATCTATGTGAGCACTccccagggccaggtgcaggTGTGTGGAGTGGGGGTCATGTGGGGTGCTTCTGAGCACAGGCTGGGGGCCGCCCTGGTGATGGGGTGTTTGAGCCCTGCCAGACAGTGGCTGTGCTCCCCGGGGTTGGAAGACATGGCTGGCCCCAGATGCGGGAGCTGCCCCAGCCTGCCAGGCCTGCCTGGGTCATACCACCTTCTGCTGCCCCAGACCTCCTGGCTCTCGGCCCGGGCTGCCGTGCCTCTGTGCTGCGCCACCTGGGGTCCCGGTGAGTGGGGGCGCTTTGGTGAGGGTGAGAGGGTGGCTCGTCCTGAGGGAGCAGGGCCGCCTTCCTGCAGGTTACTGCGGCCAGTTCGTACCAGCTCAGATCCCGCCTGTTTTCGAGCTGGTCGTTCCAAACCCAGCAACTGTTGGCTGCTTTGAGAGCAGGAGCCACTGGTGCTCCTAGAGGGTGGCCCTGAGGAGCTGTGTCAGGGCGTGGAGAGGAGGCCACCCAGGGACCGCAGGGGTCTCTGCACGCTGCAGGGCCCAGACTGCCTGCAGGTCAGGCGTGGGGACATCCACCCAGAAGGACACCAGGGTGGGGCCGGGTATGGAAGCCGAGCCCCGGCCGTGAACATGGATCTGAGGAGGGCTCTTGGGTGGGTCCCTGGAGACCACACGCAGCAGCCCGCGGGCTACGGCGGACACTGGACGCCCTCCTGCCGCCAGACACCTCCCCAGAGGCCTTGGACCTCCTCAGACGACTCCTG from Saimiri boliviensis isolate mSaiBol1 chromosome 15, mSaiBol1.pri, whole genome shotgun sequence carries:
- the MAPK15 gene encoding mitogen-activated protein kinase 15 isoform X4, which encodes MCAPVDPRVARRYLLRRRLGKGAYGIVWKAVDRRTGEVVAIKKIFDAFRDKTDAQRTFREITLLQEFGEHPNIISLLDVIRAENDRDIYLVFECMDTDLNAVIRKGGLLQDVHVRSIFCQLLRATRFLHSGHIVHRDQKPSNVLLDTNCAVRLCDFGLARPLSDPPEGPEGRALTEYVATRWYRAPEVLLSSHRYTLGVDMWSLGCILAEMLRGKPLFPGTSTLHQLELILETIPPPSEEDLLALGPGCRASVLRHLGSRPHAAARGLRRTLDALLPPDTSPEALDLLRRLLVFAPDKRLSASQALQHPYVRRFHCSSDDEWARKAAVRLRGHEGVQLSAPEYRSRIYQMILEHGGGGCTSREKGLESVAPGAEPRASPSQAHLCKPRANPQLSSGTPGQGPRARPQSGPGHDPPEHESPRVAENIPRQNSAPLLQAAPLGKGERPPGAKAEPRLALSLVKPSERGAASSLTSQSVAQVANQALIRGDRNRGGGVSVAGAQQVPPRPGRRMFRTSASQGAQGAARALLGGYSQAYGTVCHSALGHLPLLEGHRV
- the MAPK15 gene encoding mitogen-activated protein kinase 15 isoform X3 codes for the protein MLWLVSEHCRLWLAGWWVLGDGHQLLWVLSGHGASFLLHPPTHLCFCLFREHSGKSHSSSRRRLSPQEFGEHPNIISLLDVIRAENDRDIYLVFECMDTDLNAVIRKGGLLQDVHVRSIFCQLLRATRFLHSGHIVHRDQKPSNVLLDTNCAVRLCDFGLARPLSDPPEGPEGRALTEYVATRWYRAPEVLLSSHRYTLGVDMWSLGCILAEMLRGKPLFPGTSTLHQLELILETIPPPSEEDLLALGPGCRASVLRHLGSRPHAAARGLRRTLDALLPPDTSPEALDLLRRLLVFAPDKRLSASQALQHPYVRRFHCSSDDEWARKAAVRLRGHEGVQLSAPEYRSRIYQMILEHGGGGCTSREKGLESVAPGAEPRASPSQAHLCKPRANPQLSSGTPGQGPRARPQSGPGHDPPEHESPRVAENIPRQNSAPLLQAAPLGKGERPPGAKAEPRLALSLVKPSERGAASSLTSQSVAQVANQALIRGDRNRGGGVSVAGAQQVPPRPGRRMFRTSASQGAQGAARALLGGYSQAYGTVCHSALGHLPLLEGHRV
- the MAPK15 gene encoding mitogen-activated protein kinase 15 isoform X2; amino-acid sequence: MCAPVDPRVARRYLLRRRLGKGAYGIVWKAVDRRTGEVVAIKKIFDAFRDKTDAQRTFREITLLQEFGEHPNIISLLDVIRAENDRDIYLVFECMDTDLNAVIRKGGLLQDVHVRSIFCQLLRATRFLHSGHIVHRDQKVQHPQRQSPAPGPTRPHPAPGPQPASSLQPSNVLLDTNCAVRLCDFGLARPLSDPPEGPEGRALTEYVATRWYRAPEVLLSSHRYTLGVDMWSLGCILAEMLRGKPLFPGTSTLHQLELILETIPPPSEEDLLALGPGCRASVLRHLGSRPHAAARGLRRTLDALLPPDTSPEALDLLRRLLVFAPDKRLSASQALQHPYVRRFHCSSDDEWARKAAVRLRGHEGVQLSAPEYRSRIYQMILEHGGGGCTSREKGLESVAPGAEPRASPSQAHLCKPRANPQLSSGTPGQGPRARPQSGPGHDPPEHESPRVAENIPRQNSAPLLQAAPLGKGERPPGAKAEPRLALSLVKPSERGAASSLTSQSVAQVANQALIRGDRNRGGGVSVAGAQQVPPRPGRRMFRTSASQGAQGAARALLGGYSQAYGTVCHSALGHLPLLEGHRV
- the MAPK15 gene encoding mitogen-activated protein kinase 15 isoform X1 — encoded protein: MLWLVSEHCRLWLAGWWVLGDGHQLLWVLSGHGASFLLHPPTHLCFCLFREHSGKSHSSSRRRLSPQEFGEHPNIISLLDVIRAENDRDIYLVFECMDTDLNAVIRKGGLLQDVHVRSIFCQLLRATRFLHSGHIVHRDQKVQHPQRQSPAPGPTRPHPAPGPQPASSLQPSNVLLDTNCAVRLCDFGLARPLSDPPEGPEGRALTEYVATRWYRAPEVLLSSHRYTLGVDMWSLGCILAEMLRGKPLFPGTSTLHQLELILETIPPPSEEDLLALGPGCRASVLRHLGSRPHAAARGLRRTLDALLPPDTSPEALDLLRRLLVFAPDKRLSASQALQHPYVRRFHCSSDDEWARKAAVRLRGHEGVQLSAPEYRSRIYQMILEHGGGGCTSREKGLESVAPGAEPRASPSQAHLCKPRANPQLSSGTPGQGPRARPQSGPGHDPPEHESPRVAENIPRQNSAPLLQAAPLGKGERPPGAKAEPRLALSLVKPSERGAASSLTSQSVAQVANQALIRGDRNRGGGVSVAGAQQVPPRPGRRMFRTSASQGAQGAARALLGGYSQAYGTVCHSALGHLPLLEGHRV